The Nitriliruptor alkaliphilus DSM 45188 genome includes a region encoding these proteins:
- a CDS encoding thiolase domain-containing protein, with the protein MGRTKVAVVGTGQTHYAAKRQDVSLPGLVREAAMRALDDAGCGWGDIDAVVLGKAPDMFEGVMMPELTLGDALGGTGKPVLRVHTAGSVGGSTAVVAAHHVASGRFRRVLTVAYEKQSESNAMWALSVRVPFGQQAVAGAGGYFAPIVRGYIRKSGAPSDTGYHVAFKDRSNALLNPYAHLQEPDLTYETVANSPLLWDPIRYHETCPSSDGAAAMVLAAEDVADHHDGPKAWVHGTAVRSEPTIGAGRDRVSPWAGRMCAEDVYREAGIADPRRELDCAELYVPFSWFEPMWLENLGLAPENEGWKMVLDGATRIGGDLPVNMSGGVLSSNPIGASGMVRFVEVADQVRGRAGDHQVEGARRALGHAYGGGSQFFAMWVVGAGKPTS; encoded by the coding sequence ATGGGTCGCACCAAGGTCGCCGTGGTCGGCACCGGCCAGACGCACTACGCCGCGAAGCGTCAGGACGTGTCCCTGCCCGGGTTGGTCCGCGAGGCCGCGATGCGGGCGCTCGACGACGCCGGCTGCGGGTGGGGGGACATCGACGCGGTCGTGCTCGGCAAGGCCCCCGACATGTTCGAGGGCGTGATGATGCCCGAGCTGACCCTCGGTGACGCCCTCGGCGGGACCGGCAAGCCGGTCCTGCGCGTCCACACCGCCGGTTCGGTCGGTGGCTCGACCGCGGTCGTGGCCGCCCACCACGTGGCGTCGGGCCGCTTCCGGCGCGTGCTGACGGTGGCGTACGAGAAGCAGTCCGAGTCCAACGCCATGTGGGCGCTGTCGGTCCGGGTGCCCTTCGGCCAGCAGGCGGTCGCTGGCGCGGGCGGCTACTTCGCCCCCATCGTCCGCGGCTACATCCGCAAGTCCGGTGCTCCCTCGGACACCGGGTACCACGTGGCGTTCAAGGACCGCAGCAACGCGCTCCTCAACCCCTACGCCCACCTGCAGGAACCGGATCTGACCTACGAGACGGTGGCGAACTCGCCGCTCTTGTGGGACCCGATCCGCTACCACGAGACCTGCCCGTCCTCCGACGGTGCCGCCGCCATGGTGCTCGCCGCGGAGGACGTCGCCGACCACCACGACGGGCCGAAGGCGTGGGTGCACGGCACCGCCGTGCGCTCCGAGCCGACCATCGGCGCCGGCCGTGATCGGGTGAGCCCCTGGGCCGGACGGATGTGCGCCGAGGACGTCTACCGCGAGGCGGGCATCGCCGATCCGCGACGTGAGCTGGACTGCGCCGAGCTGTACGTGCCGTTCTCGTGGTTCGAGCCCATGTGGCTCGAGAACCTCGGCCTCGCCCCGGAGAACGAGGGCTGGAAGATGGTGCTCGACGGGGCCACCCGCATCGGCGGGGACCTGCCGGTCAACATGTCCGGCGGCGTGCTGTCGTCCAACCCGATCGGCGCGTCGGGGATGGTCCGCTTCGTCGAGGTCGCCGACCAGGTCCGTGGCCGCGCCGGTGACCACCAGGTCGAGGGGGCCCGGCGGGCCCTCGGGCACGCCTACGGCGGCGGGTCCCAGTTCTTCGCGATGTGGGTCGTCGGTGCTGGGAAGCCGACGTCCTGA
- a CDS encoding glucose 1-dehydrogenase, producing MKVTGKVALVTGAARGMGEAIARRLVAEGAQVVLGDVLDDAGKAVADELGEVARYVHLDVTSTEDWAEAVAITEREFGRLDVLVNNAGILRFGAVTADNEADLRALIEVNQLGVQWGMRAAVPAMRRAGAGSIVNISSIEGLGGGAYLTGYTATKFAVRGMTKAAALELGGKGIRVNSVHPGAIRTDMVLSQTGGNEQAERFIASKTALARMGEPDEVAAAAVFLASDDASYITGAELSVDGGASASSGFKE from the coding sequence TTGAAGGTCACAGGCAAGGTGGCCCTGGTGACGGGCGCAGCCCGCGGCATGGGCGAGGCGATCGCCCGGCGGCTGGTCGCCGAGGGCGCCCAGGTGGTGCTCGGCGACGTGCTCGACGACGCTGGCAAGGCCGTGGCGGACGAGCTCGGCGAGGTCGCGCGCTACGTCCACCTCGACGTCACGTCGACCGAGGACTGGGCGGAGGCCGTCGCGATCACCGAGCGCGAGTTCGGGCGCCTCGACGTGCTGGTCAACAACGCGGGGATCCTGCGGTTCGGCGCGGTGACGGCCGACAACGAGGCCGATCTGCGGGCGCTGATCGAGGTCAACCAGCTGGGGGTGCAGTGGGGCATGCGCGCCGCCGTGCCGGCCATGCGGCGGGCCGGTGCTGGCTCGATCGTCAACATCTCCTCGATCGAGGGGCTCGGTGGTGGCGCGTACCTGACCGGCTACACGGCCACGAAGTTCGCGGTCCGTGGGATGACCAAGGCGGCCGCCCTCGAGCTCGGCGGGAAGGGCATCCGGGTCAACAGCGTCCACCCCGGGGCGATCCGCACCGACATGGTCCTGTCGCAGACCGGTGGCAACGAGCAGGCGGAACGCTTCATCGCGTCGAAGACCGCCCTCGCGCGGATGGGTGAACCGGACGAGGTGGCGGCGGCTGCGGTCTTCCTCGCATCCGACGACGCGAGCTACATCACCGGTGCCGAGCTGTCGGTCGACGGTGGGGCGTCGGCCAGCTCCGGCTTCAAGGAGTAG
- a CDS encoding acyl-CoA dehydrogenase family protein, whose amino-acid sequence MHLALSDDQQQLRDELRVYFEGLVTPELQEELAVTEGGGPLAKQAIRRMAQDGWLGIGWPTEYGGRGFGAVEQFLFYDEAQRAGAPVPFLTINTVGPSIANFGSEEMKRELLPKVLAGELFFSIGYTEPSAGTDLASLTTRAERDGDDLVINGQKIYTSLVDHADYVWLACRTTPWPPEHEGTPVPEGGSKHEGISIVLVPTDAEGFSYTPIDTVGDARTFATYYDDVRVPVSNVVGGLDNGWKVIVGQLNHERVSLCSSGLLERKYIEVRRWAQQTKLADSRRVVDQEWVQVHLARVHAKLEALRLMNYKVAWGTSVGKVSVADSSATKVYGTELYCEAYGLLLEILGAHGLLRRGSPDALLKSSLERAYRGTLILTFGGGTNEVQRDLIAVFGLEMPRSLR is encoded by the coding sequence GTGCACCTCGCCCTGTCGGACGACCAGCAGCAGCTGCGCGACGAGCTGCGCGTCTACTTCGAGGGCCTCGTGACCCCCGAGCTCCAGGAGGAGCTCGCGGTGACCGAGGGAGGTGGACCGCTGGCCAAGCAGGCCATCCGGCGGATGGCCCAGGACGGCTGGCTCGGCATCGGTTGGCCGACCGAGTACGGGGGGCGCGGGTTCGGGGCGGTCGAGCAGTTCCTGTTCTACGACGAGGCCCAGCGTGCGGGCGCACCCGTGCCGTTCCTGACCATCAACACCGTCGGCCCGTCGATCGCGAACTTCGGGTCCGAGGAGATGAAGCGCGAGCTGCTGCCGAAGGTGCTGGCCGGCGAGCTGTTCTTCTCCATCGGCTACACCGAGCCCTCGGCCGGCACCGACCTCGCGTCGCTGACCACGCGCGCCGAACGCGACGGGGACGACCTCGTCATCAACGGCCAGAAGATCTACACCTCGCTGGTCGACCACGCCGACTACGTGTGGCTCGCCTGCCGCACGACTCCGTGGCCCCCCGAGCACGAGGGGACCCCCGTTCCGGAGGGTGGCTCGAAGCACGAGGGGATCTCCATCGTGCTCGTGCCCACCGACGCGGAGGGGTTCAGCTACACCCCGATCGACACCGTCGGCGACGCCCGGACCTTCGCCACCTACTACGACGACGTGCGGGTCCCGGTCAGCAACGTGGTCGGTGGGCTCGACAACGGGTGGAAGGTCATCGTCGGGCAGCTCAACCACGAACGCGTGTCGCTGTGCTCCTCGGGTCTGCTCGAGCGCAAGTACATCGAGGTCCGACGCTGGGCCCAGCAGACCAAGCTGGCGGACTCACGTCGCGTGGTCGATCAGGAGTGGGTCCAGGTCCACCTCGCCCGGGTCCACGCCAAGCTCGAGGCGCTGCGCCTGATGAACTACAAGGTCGCGTGGGGCACCAGCGTCGGGAAGGTCTCGGTCGCCGACTCGTCCGCGACGAAGGTCTACGGCACCGAGCTGTACTGCGAGGCCTACGGCCTGCTGCTCGAGATCCTCGGTGCCCACGGGCTGCTGCGTCGGGGCAGCCCCGACGCGCTGCTCAAGTCCTCGCTCGAACGGGCCTACCGGGGGACGTTGATCCTGACGTTCGGTGGGGGGACCAACGAGGTGCAGCGCGACCTGATCGCGGTGTTCGGGCTCGAGATGCCGCGCTCGCTGCGCTGA
- a CDS encoding acyl-CoA dehydrogenase family protein, producing the protein MDFAFSDEQTELRDLSRRILSERVTPERLTALEAGDAGVFDRDLWRELAEAGLLGAGLPAQHGGGDTGLLGLLPVLEELGRHVAPVPFVPTVVQAGLTLVDHGTEEQQATWLPRIVAGQAVLTAALEEPGGLEPTDPRTRAVPDGDGYRVTGEKHAVPYGAEAAAILVPAATDDGVVLLLLDPGNDGVTLTAQVTTNRQPVATIELAGVRVPAGDVVAVPGRAAAAVRDLVERGAAAWCAVQAGVCQSALRAISSHTAQRHQFGKPIAEFQAVAQRAADAFIDAEMVRLTARQAVFRLSQGWPATPEVHSAKFWAGDGGMRVVHAAMHLHGGLGVSTDHPLHRRFLWAKQVEHSLGTPTRELVRLGRSLAEEPV; encoded by the coding sequence ATGGACTTCGCGTTCAGCGACGAGCAGACCGAGCTGCGTGACCTGTCGCGCCGCATCCTGTCCGAGCGGGTGACCCCCGAGCGGCTGACCGCGCTCGAGGCCGGGGACGCGGGCGTCTTCGACCGGGACCTGTGGCGCGAGCTGGCCGAAGCCGGCCTGCTGGGAGCGGGCCTACCGGCGCAGCACGGTGGTGGCGACACCGGCCTGCTCGGGCTGTTGCCGGTCCTCGAGGAGCTCGGGCGGCACGTCGCACCCGTCCCGTTCGTGCCCACCGTGGTGCAGGCTGGGCTCACGCTGGTCGACCACGGCACCGAGGAACAGCAGGCCACCTGGCTGCCCCGCATCGTGGCGGGGCAGGCCGTGCTGACCGCGGCGCTCGAGGAGCCGGGTGGTCTCGAGCCCACCGATCCCCGGACGCGTGCCGTGCCCGATGGTGACGGGTACCGCGTGACCGGTGAGAAGCACGCGGTCCCCTACGGCGCCGAGGCTGCGGCCATCCTCGTCCCGGCGGCGACCGACGACGGCGTCGTGCTGCTGCTGCTCGACCCGGGCAACGACGGGGTGACCCTCACCGCCCAGGTGACCACCAACCGTCAGCCCGTGGCGACGATCGAGCTGGCGGGTGTGCGGGTCCCCGCGGGTGACGTGGTGGCCGTACCCGGTCGCGCCGCCGCCGCCGTCCGCGACCTCGTCGAACGGGGCGCCGCGGCCTGGTGCGCGGTGCAGGCCGGTGTGTGCCAGTCGGCCCTGCGCGCCATCTCGAGCCACACCGCGCAGCGCCACCAGTTCGGCAAGCCCATCGCGGAGTTCCAGGCCGTGGCACAGCGGGCCGCCGACGCGTTCATCGACGCCGAGATGGTCCGTCTGACGGCGCGGCAGGCGGTGTTCCGGTTGTCCCAGGGCTGGCCTGCGACGCCGGAGGTCCACAGCGCGAAGTTCTGGGCGGGGGACGGCGGCATGCGCGTCGTCCACGCCGCCATGCACCTGCACGGCGGGCTCGGTGTCAGCACCGACCACCCGCTGCACCGCCGGTTCCTGTGGGCGAAGCAGGTGGAGCACAGCCTCGGCACCCCGACGCGCGAGCTCGTGCGGCTCGGACGATCGTTGGCCGAGGAACCGGTCTGA
- a CDS encoding acyl-CoA synthetase — protein sequence MQYQLADLFESVVDRVPDRTALVCDPRRLTFRELEERSNRLAHHLLAAGIRRGDHVGCYLQNCTEYVETMIACFKIGAVPANVNYRYVEAELRYLFDNADLKVLVFDAEFTDRVEAVVPGIDTIEHLIAVTSDPDGPAEGDLPLGAVWYDTATADQPSTREGLTDGRSPDDRYMLYTGGTTGMPKGVVWRHEDVFFAGMGGGNPVAEPVTSPEELAERLDPDGQGIVMFAAPPLMHGAAFLGTFIGFFGGNTVALIRKFEGRAALELIARERIMTISLVGDAMALPLIEALEEDSSLDTSSLFVMSTAGAIMSASVRDRLKELMPQLYILDSYGSSETGYNGSATEDSSPDEGLKFKVTDRTAVINGDHLVTPGSDEVGRVAQSGHIPLEYYKSPEKNAETFVEVEGKRWVLTGDAATVDEDGVIHFLGRGTVCINSGGEKIFPEEVEAALKAHEAVRDAIVVGVPDERFGERCAAIITIAGDRTAPTQAEIEEHLSTRVARYKVPRTLQVVDEIVRSPVGKADYRWAREVAKASAVPA from the coding sequence ATGCAGTACCAGTTGGCTGACCTGTTCGAGTCCGTCGTGGACCGTGTCCCGGACCGCACCGCGCTGGTGTGCGATCCGCGACGGCTCACGTTCCGCGAGCTGGAGGAACGCAGCAACCGGCTCGCGCACCACCTGCTCGCCGCCGGTATCCGACGGGGTGACCACGTGGGGTGCTACCTGCAGAACTGCACCGAGTACGTCGAGACGATGATCGCCTGCTTCAAGATCGGCGCGGTCCCGGCCAACGTCAACTACCGCTACGTCGAGGCCGAGCTGCGCTACCTGTTCGACAACGCCGACCTCAAGGTGCTGGTCTTCGACGCGGAGTTCACCGACCGGGTCGAGGCGGTGGTGCCCGGGATCGACACCATCGAGCACCTCATCGCGGTCACCTCCGACCCGGACGGGCCCGCGGAGGGCGACCTGCCGCTCGGTGCCGTCTGGTACGACACGGCCACCGCGGATCAGCCGTCGACCCGCGAGGGCCTGACCGACGGACGCAGCCCCGACGACCGGTACATGCTCTACACCGGTGGGACCACCGGCATGCCGAAGGGCGTCGTGTGGCGCCACGAGGACGTCTTCTTCGCCGGCATGGGCGGCGGCAACCCGGTGGCCGAGCCGGTCACCTCGCCGGAGGAGCTGGCCGAACGGCTCGACCCGGACGGGCAGGGCATCGTGATGTTCGCCGCGCCGCCGCTGATGCACGGGGCCGCGTTCCTCGGCACGTTCATCGGCTTCTTCGGGGGCAACACCGTGGCGCTGATCCGCAAGTTCGAGGGTCGTGCGGCGCTTGAGCTGATCGCCCGTGAGCGCATCATGACCATCTCGCTGGTCGGCGACGCGATGGCGCTGCCGTTGATCGAGGCGCTCGAGGAGGACTCGTCGCTCGACACCTCGTCGCTGTTCGTGATGTCGACGGCCGGCGCGATCATGTCCGCGTCGGTGCGCGACCGGCTCAAGGAGCTGATGCCGCAGCTGTACATCCTCGACTCGTACGGCTCGTCGGAGACGGGCTACAACGGCTCGGCGACCGAGGACAGCTCGCCCGACGAGGGCTTGAAGTTCAAGGTCACCGATCGCACCGCTGTGATCAACGGCGACCACCTCGTGACGCCCGGCAGCGACGAGGTCGGACGCGTCGCCCAGTCCGGTCACATCCCGCTCGAGTACTACAAGTCGCCGGAGAAGAACGCCGAGACCTTCGTCGAGGTCGAGGGCAAGCGTTGGGTGCTGACCGGGGACGCGGCGACGGTCGACGAGGACGGGGTCATCCACTTCCTCGGTCGCGGGACGGTCTGCATCAACTCGGGAGGCGAGAAGATCTTCCCCGAGGAGGTCGAAGCGGCGCTGAAGGCCCACGAGGCCGTCCGGGACGCCATCGTGGTGGGGGTGCCCGACGAGCGGTTCGGGGAGCGCTGCGCGGCGATCATCACGATCGCGGGTGACCGGACGGCGCCGACGCAGGCCGAGATCGAGGAGCACCTGTCCACACGCGTGGCCCGCTACAAGGTGCCGCGCACGCTCCAGGTGGTCGACGAGATCGTCCGATCGCCCGTCGGGAAGGCCGACTACCGCTGGGCTCGTGAGGTCGCCAAGGCCTCGGCCGTTCCGGCCTGA
- a CDS encoding acyl-CoA dehydrogenase — translation MLAITEEHQELAASVQRWSARHAPAAAVRAAMTDPAADEVWSTLAAQGLLGLHVPEERGGGGYGDLELAVVVEQLGRALVPGPVVPTLHLSRVLVDVAPEPLVDKLLPGLASGQLRGAVASATQLRASGHGDDLRLDGTVRPVISAGEADVVLLGGRRDDGTEVWAVLDAVDVEVAALSSLDATRPVAAVTVDAVAVPVERQLPALDVERVRDLAVLLYAAEAAGLAGWACDEAAGYAKVREQFGRPIGQFQAVKHLCADLLVRAEQARAVAWDLACVGEDAAQRRLATGVAACVAIEAAVTTTLDTIQVLGGIGFTFEHDAHLYLKRATVTRQLLGGPNRWRGEVARLALGGARRRFELALDEDDDARAVRAEVRAVLSELPSQEPERRPALVDAGLVVPHWPAPWGRDASPLEQLVIDQELTAAEVRPPDLVIGGWILPTIITYGTDEQRERFVRPTLLGELTWCQLFSEPGAGSDLAALSTRAVRVDGGWQLTGQKVWTSLAHSSDWGLCLARTDRDAAKHAGITAFLVDMRSAGIDVRPLRELTGRELFNEVFLEDVFVPDSMVCGPVGGGWKAARTTLANERVAMSSGSSMGAGVEGVLRALDDDARRDDAVLQDRVGALVCEGQVLSVLGFRTTLQKLHGAGPRAGGAESSVRKLVGGGHDQRCAELTLELLGPEGAVWDDAARSPSYQFLQSQCLTIAGGTTAVQRNVVAERLLGLPRDP, via the coding sequence TTGCTGGCCATCACCGAGGAGCACCAGGAGCTCGCCGCGTCCGTGCAGCGGTGGTCGGCGCGTCACGCGCCGGCCGCCGCGGTGCGCGCGGCGATGACCGATCCGGCGGCCGACGAGGTGTGGTCGACGCTGGCAGCCCAGGGGCTGCTCGGGCTGCACGTCCCCGAGGAACGCGGTGGTGGCGGGTACGGCGACCTCGAGCTGGCCGTGGTGGTCGAGCAGCTCGGTCGGGCGCTCGTGCCTGGACCCGTGGTGCCGACCCTGCACCTGTCGCGGGTCCTGGTGGACGTGGCACCCGAGCCGCTCGTCGACAAGCTGCTGCCGGGGCTGGCGTCCGGCCAGCTGCGCGGCGCCGTCGCGTCGGCGACGCAGTTGCGCGCGTCGGGGCACGGGGACGACCTGCGTCTCGACGGCACCGTCCGGCCCGTGATCTCGGCCGGTGAGGCGGACGTCGTGCTGCTCGGTGGTCGGCGTGACGACGGCACCGAGGTCTGGGCCGTGCTCGATGCCGTGGACGTCGAGGTCGCCGCGCTTTCGTCCCTGGACGCGACCAGACCGGTGGCTGCGGTCACCGTCGACGCGGTGGCGGTCCCGGTGGAACGGCAACTCCCGGCCCTCGATGTCGAGCGCGTCCGTGACCTCGCGGTCCTGCTGTACGCCGCGGAGGCGGCCGGGCTGGCCGGGTGGGCGTGCGATGAGGCCGCCGGCTACGCCAAGGTCCGTGAGCAGTTCGGCCGTCCCATCGGACAGTTCCAGGCCGTCAAGCACCTGTGCGCCGATCTGCTGGTACGAGCCGAGCAGGCCCGCGCGGTCGCGTGGGACCTCGCGTGCGTCGGCGAGGACGCGGCGCAGCGTCGGTTGGCGACCGGTGTCGCCGCGTGCGTGGCGATCGAGGCTGCCGTGACCACGACGCTCGACACCATCCAGGTCCTCGGCGGCATCGGTTTCACCTTCGAGCACGACGCCCACCTCTACCTCAAGCGTGCGACGGTCACGCGACAGCTGCTCGGTGGGCCGAACCGGTGGCGCGGTGAGGTGGCCCGGCTCGCCCTCGGAGGGGCGCGCCGTCGTTTCGAACTGGCGCTCGACGAGGACGACGACGCGCGTGCTGTCCGCGCCGAGGTCCGCGCGGTCCTGTCCGAGCTGCCGTCGCAGGAGCCCGAGCGGCGCCCGGCGCTGGTGGATGCGGGCCTGGTGGTCCCGCACTGGCCGGCGCCGTGGGGCCGTGATGCCTCGCCGCTCGAGCAGCTCGTGATCGACCAGGAGCTCACCGCCGCCGAGGTGCGCCCGCCGGACCTCGTCATCGGCGGGTGGATCCTGCCGACGATCATCACCTACGGCACCGACGAGCAGCGCGAACGCTTCGTGCGGCCGACGCTGCTCGGCGAGCTCACCTGGTGTCAGCTGTTCTCCGAGCCCGGCGCCGGGTCCGACCTCGCCGCCCTGTCGACCCGGGCGGTGCGCGTCGACGGTGGCTGGCAGCTGACCGGGCAGAAGGTCTGGACGTCGCTGGCCCACAGCAGCGACTGGGGGCTGTGCCTCGCGCGGACCGACCGCGACGCCGCCAAGCACGCCGGCATCACGGCGTTCCTCGTGGACATGCGGAGCGCCGGGATCGACGTCCGACCGCTGCGCGAGCTGACCGGCCGCGAGCTGTTCAACGAGGTCTTCCTCGAGGACGTGTTCGTGCCGGACTCGATGGTGTGCGGACCCGTCGGGGGCGGTTGGAAGGCCGCGCGCACGACGCTGGCCAACGAACGCGTCGCGATGAGCAGCGGGTCCTCGATGGGGGCGGGCGTCGAGGGTGTCCTGCGGGCGCTCGACGACGACGCGCGCCGAGACGACGCCGTGCTCCAGGACCGCGTGGGGGCCCTGGTCTGCGAGGGGCAGGTGCTCAGCGTCCTCGGGTTCCGCACCACCCTCCAGAAGCTGCACGGCGCGGGACCTCGTGCGGGTGGGGCCGAGTCGTCGGTCCGCAAGCTCGTCGGGGGCGGCCACGACCAGCGGTGCGCCGAGCTGACGCTCGAGCTGCTCGGACCCGAGGGTGCGGTCTGGGACGATGCCGCCCGGTCGCCGAGCTACCAGTTCCTGCAGAGCCAGTGCCTGACGATCGCGGGCGGGACGACGGCCGTGCAGCGCAACGTGGTGGCCGAGCGGCTGCTCGGTCTGCCGAGGGACCCGTGA
- a CDS encoding LLM class F420-dependent oxidoreductase: MTGDLRAGLMLGYWAAQPLDGLPLVQRAEELGFASVWTAEAYGSDAVSPLAWWGAHTSRIELGTGLMQLSARTPASTAMTAVTMDHLSGGRFVLGLGVSGPQVVEGWYGQPFPKPLARTREYIGVLRDVWAREAPVVSDGPHYPLPYPGGAQLGKPLRITTHPRRRDIPIMLGAEGPRNVALAAEIADGWLPIFYSPERSTPMYAESLAAAPEGFRIACPVTIVVDDDVDQARSVVKWSLAFYIGGMGAKDENFHLNVIARMGFEEEAKVVQKRFLDGDREGAMQAVPDALADEISLVGPPGRIRERVQRWVDSPVTDVLLGTRDPRALEVVAEVLC, encoded by the coding sequence GTGACCGGTGATCTGCGCGCGGGGTTGATGCTCGGCTACTGGGCGGCGCAGCCCCTCGACGGCCTGCCGCTGGTGCAGCGCGCCGAGGAGCTCGGCTTCGCGTCGGTATGGACGGCGGAGGCCTACGGGTCCGACGCGGTCTCACCCCTGGCATGGTGGGGCGCGCACACCTCACGGATCGAGCTCGGGACGGGTCTGATGCAGCTGTCGGCCAGGACCCCGGCATCGACTGCGATGACGGCCGTGACCATGGACCACCTCTCCGGCGGCCGGTTCGTGCTCGGGCTCGGGGTGTCGGGGCCGCAGGTCGTCGAGGGTTGGTACGGCCAGCCGTTCCCGAAGCCGTTGGCGCGGACGCGGGAGTACATCGGCGTCCTGCGTGACGTGTGGGCGCGTGAGGCACCCGTGGTCAGCGACGGTCCCCACTACCCGTTGCCTTACCCCGGGGGCGCACAGCTCGGCAAACCCCTGCGGATCACCACCCACCCGCGCCGCCGCGACATCCCGATCATGCTCGGCGCCGAGGGGCCGCGGAACGTGGCGCTCGCCGCCGAGATCGCCGACGGCTGGCTGCCGATCTTCTACTCGCCGGAGCGGTCCACACCGATGTACGCCGAGTCGCTCGCGGCCGCCCCCGAGGGCTTCCGCATCGCCTGCCCGGTCACCATCGTGGTCGACGACGACGTGGACCAGGCCCGGTCGGTGGTCAAGTGGAGCCTGGCGTTCTACATCGGCGGGATGGGGGCCAAGGACGAGAACTTCCACCTCAACGTCATCGCGCGGATGGGGTTCGAGGAGGAGGCCAAGGTGGTGCAGAAGCGCTTCCTGGACGGTGACCGCGAGGGTGCGATGCAGGCGGTGCCCGACGCGCTCGCCGACGAGATCAGCCTCGTCGGACCTCCGGGCCGGATCCGTGAACGGGTGCAGCGCTGGGTCGACAGTCCGGTCACCGACGTCCTGCTCGGCACCCGCGATCCGCGGGCGCTCGAGGTCGTCGCGGAGGTGCTGTGTTGA
- a CDS encoding enoyl-CoA hydratase-related protein has product MLSEPRKVTDLVRADRDDRGVLTLTIDRPEAKNALTHGMRDRLADLLEAASSDLRVRVVVITGAGGAFCAGADLRGQPAAPPRPEGAPDRAVGDVARLVQRGWQRLVTAVLDCERPVVAVVDGVAAGGGVQLALACDLVIASDRARLVQSFVHRGIVPDAGAAYLLTRLVGPQRAKELFLLGEQVGADRALELGLVNRVVSAGELGTHVDELVVTLAAGPTRAYAATKQLVNRALETDRDTALRDEAVAQELIQGTADADEGVTAFIERRAPTFRGW; this is encoded by the coding sequence GTGTTGAGCGAGCCGAGGAAGGTCACCGACCTCGTCCGTGCCGATCGCGACGACCGCGGGGTGCTGACCCTGACCATCGACCGGCCCGAGGCGAAGAACGCGCTCACGCACGGGATGCGCGATCGCTTGGCCGACCTGCTCGAGGCGGCGTCGAGCGACCTGCGGGTCCGTGTCGTGGTCATCACCGGCGCCGGCGGTGCGTTCTGCGCGGGCGCGGACCTGCGGGGCCAACCCGCGGCACCGCCACGCCCCGAGGGGGCGCCGGACCGGGCGGTCGGCGACGTCGCACGTCTCGTGCAGCGCGGGTGGCAGCGGCTGGTCACGGCGGTGCTGGACTGCGAGCGGCCGGTCGTGGCGGTCGTCGACGGCGTGGCCGCCGGTGGTGGGGTCCAGCTCGCGCTGGCGTGCGACCTCGTCATCGCCTCGGACCGGGCGCGGCTGGTCCAGTCCTTCGTCCACCGCGGCATCGTGCCCGACGCGGGGGCCGCCTACCTGCTCACCCGGCTGGTCGGCCCGCAGCGGGCCAAGGAGCTGTTCCTCCTCGGCGAGCAGGTCGGTGCCGACCGCGCCCTCGAGCTGGGGCTCGTCAACCGGGTCGTGTCGGCCGGCGAGCTCGGCACGCACGTCGACGAACTGGTGGTGACGCTCGCCGCCGGGCCGACCCGTGCGTACGCCGCGACCAAACAGCTGGTCAACCGGGCGCTGGAGACGGACCGGGACACCGCGCTGCGCGACGAGGCGGTGGCGCAGGAGCTGATCCAGGGCACCGCCGACGCGGACGAGGGCGTCACCGCGTTCATCGAGCGGCGCGCCCCCACCTTCCGCGGCTGGTGA